The window TGCAGCACACTGGTGCGGGTCAGCCGGGCGAACCGCGGCACGAACACCACGCCGACGGCGATCATCGCCTGGCTGAGCCCGGGGCCGAGCACGCCGATCACGCCGATCGCCAGCAGCAGCGGCGGAAACGCCATCACCCCGTCGACGATCCGCATCAGCAGCCCGCCGGGCAACGCCGGCAGCAGCACCGCGGCCAGCCCGATCGGCACTCCGAAGCCGACCCCGACCGCGAGGGACTGCAGGACGGCCAGCAGCGACGGTTGGGCCCCGACGATGAGCCGGCTCAGCAGGTCCCGGCCCAGATCGTCGGTGCCGAGCAGGTGCCCGCCGGTGGGTGGCTGCAGCACCGCACCGAGATTCTGCGCCAGTGGGTCGTGCGGCGTCAGCCGGCCACCGAACACGGCGAGCAGCGCCACGACGAGCAGGTATCCGGCGGCCAGCAGCGCACCCGGGTGCCCGGCGAACCGGCGCAGGAACCGCCAGCGGTGGCGGCGCTGCAACGGTGCCGACGAGGTGTCCACTGCCGGCTTCGCGGTGGCGGTCACGGTCGCCTCCCTTCCTGTGGGTCCGGTGCGGGTACTCGAAGGATGCGGGTCGGTCGGGGCGGGGTGCGGATCACCGGGTCTTCGGGGCGAGCCATGCCTGGGCTACGTCGGCGAGCAGGTTGGCCAGCACGATGGCGACGGTGCTGACCACCACGATGCCCTGCACGA is drawn from Micromonospora sp. Llam0 and contains these coding sequences:
- a CDS encoding ABC transporter permease — encoded protein: MTATAKPAVDTSSAPLQRRHRWRFLRRFAGHPGALLAAGYLLVVALLAVFGGRLTPHDPLAQNLGAVLQPPTGGHLLGTDDLGRDLLSRLIVGAQPSLLAVLQSLAVGVGFGVPIGLAAVLLPALPGGLLMRIVDGVMAFPPLLLAIGVIGVLGPGLSQAMIAVGVVFVPRFARLTRTSVLQVYHETYIDASRVIGTPLGRLVRWHVLPNITGPVVVQVAVASGFAMLAEAGLSFLGLGVQPPDASWGALLGRALPYIDTAWWLAVAPGVVITLTVLATNVLADGVGDSLGRESRSRR